Below is a window of Solanum stenotomum isolate F172 chromosome 7, ASM1918654v1, whole genome shotgun sequence DNA.
CTCTAAGTTTAATGCATCAAAAGTACCGTAATTTCAAGGTACATCAAAGGTATGAGTGAAAACGTCAATGGAAGAGTTTGTGTTGTAAAAGGGGCCTTTTCCAGACTTTGGGTCATTGAACTGTCGGTTACCATGCTATAGCGAGAGGAAGCTCGCTATAGTAGAGTGTGAAGACCTCTATAGCGAGATAAGTGTTGCCATAAAGTGTCGCTTTAGGAACTTAACCACACAAATTCCCCTAAGAAATCTCTCTCAAAATATCTCTCCCCATCTCTCAAGGTGTTGAAATggtaaaataatgaaaatgggAAAGAAGTTTTGTGACAAAGAGAGCTACTAGCGAAACAGCGAgtccaaaaaaatatcaatagtaAAAAAATGGGTTTGGTCCTCAAAACTTATTTGAAAACCTGTATACATGATCCAATAGTgcaaattgattataaaacaTGTTCCGAAACCAatggaataataatttttttagaaaaaaataatttacttaaaATTACCCCTGGGGACGCTTTTAGGAGTTTCATCCTATGCTCATTCCACACAATTAAAACTCGGGATCCAAACTAACCCTTTACTAGCCTAAATTTGACATTCTCCGGAACTGACAAAATCACCACCCGACACTCAGATCTCGAAATGTTGACTAAATCAACTCTATCAAAATGAATCACCTAAAAAACCGCTAAAATCACTCCCCCAACACTTTGGGAACCATGACAATCACAAATAAAGCATAACAAAACTATGGAGAAggacaaaataattattttatagaaaaagttaaaaaaaaaatgaaactggATATCACAACTAAGTACTTGCAAcgtttttataaataaagataagatggatttattatttatttatttatctttatcaCATATTCTCTTTAAAAAATCTACAAAATAAGGAATGGATGATAATTGTTCGCCTATCGAATTAGAATCGACTAGGTATCCACATGATCCAataatttaaattgtaatagGTAATAAAAGTGGGCTCACATTTTGAGAGAACGATGAGCAGCGTATGATTGCACTGCAAATTAAAAGGACAAAACATAGATGTCAGTGGGGCCCAAAGAGTTCTTTTGAATTAGCAACGTAAGTAATCGATCTCCCTGCCATAAGACAATCGCGACAAATGTATGAGAGTCAAAAGTCTCATCACTAATGTCTCTTTGACCGccaagaaaatacaaaaagaaaaccaTCTTTCatcccaaaaagaaaaaataattcattcctttttttcatgtcacatttcactttataaaattaaatggactaatttttaaagtttattaaattaaaattaaattttaaattttaaaatattataaaaatattataacttattatattttacattaatattataaaaatatggattaaatatcattttaaaattcatataatttaattttcaaaaagtaatATAGGGGATTAAAAAAATACAGGGAGTAACTATTATTACTCTGTTGCTGTTCTCACTAATAATTTTCCAAACTTTGACTGGGGTTGTCACTTTAAACGAGGGCTCCTCTTAGTTGAATTTCGAGgtactttttcttttgatagCACCGTTAATTGACAATCATGCCCCTACaaccttttcattttttagtgtTCTTAGAATccatttgataaaattattttcattcattcgtttttaatttatttaatttttgtttttaattgatttactttttaaatttcattttaatgaaactattttcttaattttaattttcacatgATTAAAAGTAAAAGATTAAagaattgatatattttaaattaagattagaagattaatttttttttgttttcttaaatgTCATGTCAAGTTGAAATattacaaacaaattaaaatggagtttaaaaataactttttctctttaaaaaatagcatttaaataaatatttctaaatATATGTGATTGTATTTTGAATTTAGACAACAACTTATAACTTGTTTTTCAACtcacttttcacttttaaaattatattcacATACATTAAGCATGAACATTATTCCAAGTAAGCTTCAACACCGACTGTCCTTCTATTTTATCGGGAGGAACGAGCCCAGGCACCtcccatatttttttttacaaatattctattttaaacttcaacttcataagttcaaaataaaataaaaatatttaaaatttatagtaTAACGCCTACTTATCCTTCCAATCAATTTTAGTGATACAAGTAAGCTAAAATTATCAAGGTTTATTGActaataaatcattttaaattattagagtCATGATCATAGTTAGTTATCTTATTTAAATTGTACTAGTGACATGTTATTGAGAGAATAAGTCAATATTTggctatatttttattgtgatATTAAATTTACTTAATACAAGATTATccacaacaaaatttaataaaaaatatcaaagatgAAATGAGGCAACAATCAACATTATTTAAACTATGTTTTATTGTAaatcacaaatttaaatttaaaaagtgtatggattttcaataaataaaaaaagaacaaaaatgaaaaaaaaaaaacaacaataataatatatataatgttttagaagtaaaattcaaaaatgataTAACAAATGCAAATTTCACCCAACTTTTACGGAaatgagtaaaaaaaataaactacttTTGGTATAGTCTAGCTCAAAATAGGattgaatggaaaatgaaacGTTTTTATGAGGGAACATAATTAATAGTCCATCtgttcctaattatttgtccacttttgaattgacacacatattaaaaaaataattattgacatagtgaatttacTATTTCACGCCTActaattatgaagtgaatgaattaaaaatataagacTTTCAAGaaattatacatttttcaaagtaattaattgaggatataatatgtaaaattattttgtcattcttgatttgtcaaaatggacaagtaattagggataactataaaaagaaaaatagacatGTAATTAGTGATAGAGAGAGTATTAGGTGGGGTGATTTTTCCtttaataaaaaaggaaaagagcattaatgatttaaattgaaatatttgctagtttaattttatggaaaaaataGTTAATAGGGGCAAAAGAGTCTTTATGATGAGATAAGAATAAAGTGGCATGTTTCTTAATTGAGAAATTTACTCATGGGGGTTTGAGTGTTTGACTACTGCTTCTTTCTACTCCATTTCTATCAACCTTTTCTCTCTCAAAAAAATCAATCTGCCGTTTCTCATTTGACTCTCCTCTCTCTTTAGGGTTTCTTAGCTCATCGAAACGTTAAACCTTACAATACTTCAAACATCAATCAATACAATTTGCTAAAGCACGCAAATTTTCAAGGTTCGTTTTCTATGAATTGATAATTTAGTTTGTTATTATGAATCCTTGTTGTTGTTGCCAAAGATCTTTGTGTTTGCTGTTTAGATaggtttattattatttctgcttttccaagaaaaaaacacaatttCTACTGGATCATCCTATTCAATTTGAATGTCAAATTCAGAAGAACAATTTTGgccttttcttttattgttttgaaaattCACAGCTTATATGTTTAATGCCAGTATGTTGTAATTGATTCCGTATCACCTTTTGTTTTGTTGGaatttagataattttatttatttagtatatCCGTTTGTTCGCTTGTTGATTTTTTGCCTCATGTGTTTGGAACCTAGGAAGTTATGTTTATATTGGAATTATGTAATTCTCTAGATTTGTAATTTGTAAAACATGAAGGTTAAATTGAAATTGAGTTGTGTGGTCCTATTTTGCGATTGAATTGTAAGTTTGTTTATGCTACTGATTTGGCAGGACTGTATAAACAACAAAGATGGGTTGTTTCACAGTTTTAAAaagtaagaagaagaagtctgAACAGAGTATTCACATCAAACGTGTGAATCCTCAGGAACATTCTCCTACTGCATTGCCCGAGCCTCAAGTGCAGACACGGTCGTTGCAGTCGGCACCTCCAAGTTTTAGAACTAGAGTAAAACCTGTACAGTCGAGTAATAGAGTTACAAGCAATAGGGCGCGGGCACTTTCTGCCCCATCTAGCCTGGACGCAGCAGAACAAGATGCGCTAGCATCAAATGAATGTGAGGAACATGATGAGTTCAAGAGTCGTATTGGTTCAATCAAGGAGTACCAATCACCAAGTCCTCAGCCTCTTCCTCTTCCATCTCCACAGAGTGCCGCTGCCACTCTCAAGACTATGGGAAGCTTTAAAGTTGGCAATGCCAGCAGTCCTTTAAATGCCTCTGGACCCCTGCCACTGCCTCCTACACTGCCTTCAACATTGCCTTCTACTGGAGCACTCAGGAACTTCTCATTTGAAGAACTTGCTGCTGCCTGCCACCGCTTCTCTCCTGAACGGTGTATGTCAGAAGGTCTCTCTTCTGTTATTTACAGAGCTTCTTTTGGAGATGATGCAACTGGTACAAAGAAGCTTGAAGCCACTGTAACCCGGCTTCATCCTTCTTCGCAGGTATGATTTATTGACTTTGAATTATCTTGCGTACGTACTTATCATTTTTTGGCCCCcctctcttttttccttttgattGGGTGAGGGAGTCGGCATCTTTTTTCTGATTGCCATGTGATATCTAATATTAGGAAGGCTCATACTTTGGCTAGATTAGTGGCTTTGTTTCTACATCATCTCACATATGTAATTTTAGAGAAGCAAGGTTGCTATCCAGAGGTTGAATTTCTGGGATGCAACTCCTGCGTCACACTgtattgaaaattttcatttgtaGATCATGTCAGGGAAAAAATGGTCTGAATTTCTTGGTTTAAATTTAGGATACAATTTGGCAGGTTACTTGCTTCTACAATTCTTTATGAGTTTTGTAAGAGTCACTATCTTTTGGCTTTTCAGGGGTTGAAGGAATTTGTGACTGAGGTGAACACACTAGCTTCTTTGCAACATCCATCACTTTGTAAACTGATTGGTTTCCATGCACGGGAAGGTTCCGAGCACAGAATGTTGGTTTATGAAAGGCTTTTTCATGGAAGCTTAGACCGGCTTTTGTTTGGGAGGTCAGATGGTCCCCCGATAGACTGGAATGCTCGAACGAAAATTGCTTTATGTGCTGCTCAAGGTCTCACATTCCTGCATGAGGAAGGACCTTTTCAGGTGGCAATGCTGCTTCCTAAACCTGTAGTCTAATCATGGTTGCCTTCATTTTCTCTCTGCAACCTTGTATTACTCCATGTTACCTTTGTGTCTCTTTATTGAGGAATCTCCATTTTTTTATATTGGGGTAGGCCTATATAttgctaagttttttatttcCTGTGACAGGCAATGTTCCATGAATTTTCCACTGCAAATATACAAATTGATAAGGATTGCAGTGCAAAGCTCTCGGGTTATGGATGCATTACTCATATACAAGAGACAGACATATCATGCAGTTCAGCTGTAAGTTCTCCTATGTTAACAGTTGCTGAACactcatctctctctctctgttaTACACCCTGGTCTTAAAAGTTCCACTAACAATCGGGGTCGCCTAGTAGCTGCCTGGGCATAGTGACCAGTGTGATATCAGCATATCCTGTATACTACACCACTAATTGGTAGTGTATATGAATAGGATCTTTGCAACTATGCAGGTTCTGTGTAATAGTTGAGGCTCATGTTTATTGGATGTGGTTCTTAATAGCTGCATATAGCCATGGTTTGTGTCCCATTTGGCCATAAAAATTGTTTCACTAGTTCAACTTGAACCTGAAATAAACCAAAGTTTGtgtttttactattttgtcCATTATATTATCTCCAACTTGAAATAGAGAATTTGATATCGAAAAACTTGTTTGAGGAGTATTTCAAGTGAAATAATAGTTCACTGACAAAACATGACTTCAACTTCCAAATTCAACTGGAAGTCATGATTAAACATGACTTTGActtccaaattttatttattttttcaaagtaaaCTTCAattacttctttcttttttcaacttCAACCAAATATTGTCCAAACTCCTACCTAGTATTTGCTCGATGTATATTTCATCtttgtaaattttaaaagaaaaagaggtaTTTGTGCCACTCACTTGGTCTAATTGGGATTTTAGCATGTGTTCTGCTTGAAGTTTTTCACACTCTGTGACCTCTTCAAAGATCCTAGAACTTTCTTGTTAATAATATTGAGTTTTTCAGGCCCTGGCAAATCTCTCTGAGGAGACTCTGGAGCGAGGATTGGTAACTCCGAAGAGCAATGTTTGGAGTTTTGGGATTGTTCTTCTTGAGCTGCTGACTGGCCGGAAGAATTTTGACAGTCGGCATCCAAAGGAAGAGAGGAATTTAGTGAAGTGGAGCAGGCCTTTCCTAGCTGATGACGGTAGATTATCGCTAATCATGGACCCTCAGTTAAAAGGTCGGTTCCCTGCCAAAGCAGCAAGAACAGTGGCTGATATTGCTCAAAGATGTCTGCAAAAGGATCCATCTGAAAGGCCCACCATGAGAACTGTAGTGGAGCAACTCAAGGTTGTACAAGTGATGAAGTACCCTTCTAGGTTTCCTCTTCAAGAGCCAAGGGCAGTTGGTGTAAAACACATGTCAAAGTCTCCGAGCCTAAATGGAATCATTACCCCAACATCAAGATTGAGCTTCTCCCCTTCACCACCAACCCACCCTTTATCTATTTCTCCGACAAGGACAGCTGCTCCACTGCTTTCTCTACCTTCATGTTCCTCCATCCTCTCTATGGAGGACTTTGATCGATTGGAAAACCGAAGGCCATCATCTTCATCTGTTCGGAGGTCTAGTGTCGAAGGATTTTGATCGATTGTagagcattttttttttcaaattgctttttttcttttttgggccCTTCCCTTTTGACAAGTGATTacatgaaaatatatagaaGATAAAGCACATGGTTTTCCACCTTCCCTTTCCTCATGGGAGAAGATGTGGGGAACGCCATTTTGTAAATATGGTATCCATTTGGTTTAAGTAGTGTTCCCTAATCGAGATCCTGAGGGAGATATTAATGTTGCTTTTTATCGTTTTTCTTGTTTGCATACAACCACCGCTGCCtggaaaagaaatagaaaaaggaaaatgaaagagaaGATAATTGGAAAATCCAGGTTAGGTGCTGTAAAAGAACGTAATTTGCACAAGAAGGGCATCTTAAAGAGCAATTGTTGTTTCAGTGCTGTAAAAGAAGGTAATTTGGATAATAAGGTATCTCAAAGAGTATTTAACAAGAATTTTGCGATAGGCATGAAAAGAGATGTTTTCAGCTTGACGGCAGTTAGGCTGGTGCAAGCATGCTACTGCTGTATCTTTTGAAGGGGAGTATTAGTGGAATTGGTAAAGTTGTTGCCCTGAGTTCAATTTGTGGAAATAGTCTCTCGTAGAAATGCAGGGTGGTGTTGCGTACAATAGACCCATAGCGAAAACTTAGTGCACCAAGCTATCTTTTATTTGTAAGCTGGTGCTGTGGTGAATGTTCAAGAGTCCTTGAATCATTATGTTTCTAAAACTTGGAAAAACAGGACCATTAACAAGGTGAGGAAGCTATACAtctcaattttcaatttcagCAGATGAGACAGTAATTGCAGCAATTTTCCTATACTACAGTAAATATACTAAAAACCTCTTTACAACAAAGCTTGCCATCAAAATAAACTAAGAATTAATTCAAACAAGTTCGAGTTGattatatgaatcctcaattcGAAATCTCATCCCCAGGCGAATATACCTCGGTTTATTTCTTGTCGCCACCCCACATTTCAGTGCTAAACCATACAAGTAACAAGCATTCAATATCATTCCTTTTTGATTCAGCTCATTGATCAACAAGTTAAATGGAACTTTACTAGGAGACTTTCCATCTTTCATCATAAGAACAAAAACTAACAACGCCTTCTCAACTTCTCCCTCCAAACAAAGTACACGAATGAGATTAGAGAAGGTGAATGCCTTGGGAGAAAACCCAATTCTAACAATCTCATACAAATTCTCCAGTGCTTTATCCAGCTTGTTACCACTACAAAAAGCTTCAATAACCAGCTCATAACCAACAGGGTCTACAACCAGTTTTCGGCTCCGCAGTTTTACAAACACTTGATATGCACCTTGTAAGAGTTCTTTCTGTTTCCTAGATAGCCTGCATAACCCTCTCAACAAGGTATTCATCATCCTCTCATCAACCCCAAATTCAAGTTTCAACATCTCCTTGTAAATCGATAAAGCAGCTTCAATTTTCCCCCATTTCAACAACCCATGTAACAATGTGCTGTAAGTGATATGATCAGGCATACATTTTTCCTCTTTCATTTTCCTCAACAAACCAATCCCATATAAAGGTCTGCCTTCTTTAAAATACCCATTAAACAGAGTATTGTAAGTAACTACATTAGGGGTCAACCCCATTTCCATAGCTTCTTCAAGCAATTCCAATGCCTCATTGGACCTACCCACCTTACAGAAACCATCCATGACAGCAGTATAAGTATACAGATCAGGTTTTATCTTAGATTTCTTGATATTCATAAGCAAGTCATAGGCTTCCTCTACTCTACCAAGAAAACAAAGACCTTTAAGCAAGCAATTGTAAGTATGAATTGTGGGTTCACATCCAATTTGACCCATAACATCAAAAACCTGATGGGCATGTTGTAATTTTCCAGCTTTGCAGAATGAATTGATGAGAGTTGTAAAAGTTTCAACTTTTGGTTGAAACCCATGTTCCAACATGTGACCTAAAATGGATTTGGCTGTTTCAGGGTCATCTTTTTTGCAGTACAAATTGACCCAAATTGAGTATGTGTATTCATTGGGTGTCAATGCATAAAATGATGAAGATGAGGTCAGTTTCAAAGCTAGCTCAAACTCATCTTCTAAAACTAAAGATGTAAGTTGATGATTGAAATCAGATATGGTTTGAAACCCACCATTTTTTGATGCTTGAACAACATCTGGATTAATAGTATCAagaaatagaggagtgcaagtTTGTTTGTGAGCAAAGTGAATCTGGGTTCCATTTTTGTTTAGAATGGATAGTAGAGGCGTAACAGAGAAAACCAGGTGTTGCTGGCTAGGGGAGAGAGCTTGGCTAGGGGAGAGAGCTGAACAAGGCATAGCAGTTTAGCAATAGCAAAAACTTTGAGCAATTTACAAGacttttattaaaataacttaaatacacaactttaagttccttattatttatttttccctacttcttaaaaaaattacttaaatccCTTATTTCACTTAAATATCAAATCTATCATATACATGATTATTTTTTACCTCACACGTTTCACCACTCCCTATGTCActccttttttttctccctAAATTCACTCCAATATTTTTTCAGTTACAGATCATTATCccaaattgattttcaaaaattttctcTCTCAAGCCAACCCTTTTCAAACTTCGTCTTCTTCGTCCTCTCTCCCAAAGTCTGCCATTGTAGCTTACATctttttccttcaatttttattttgtttcgatttcttcttcttaataCATATGAATCCTGATC
It encodes the following:
- the LOC125869710 gene encoding pentatricopeptide repeat-containing protein At5g65560-like, translated to MPCSALSPSQALSPSQQHLVFSVTPLLSILNKNGTQIHFAHKQTCTPLFLDTINPDVVQASKNGGFQTISDFNHQLTSLVLEDEFELALKLTSSSSFYALTPNEYTYSIWVNLYCKKDDPETAKSILGHMLEHGFQPKVETFTTLINSFCKAGKLQHAHQVFDVMGQIGCEPTIHTYNCLLKGLCFLGRVEEAYDLLMNIKKSKIKPDLYTYTAVMDGFCKVGRSNEALELLEEAMEMGLTPNVVTYNTLFNGYFKEGRPLYGIGLLRKMKEEKCMPDHITYSTLLHGLLKWGKIEAALSIYKEMLKLEFGVDERMMNTLLRGLCRLSRKQKELLQGAYQVFVKLRSRKLVVDPVGYELVIEAFCSGNKLDKALENLYEIVRIGFSPKAFTFSNLIRVLCLEGEVEKALLVFVLMMKDGKSPSKVPFNLLINELNQKGMILNACYLYGLALKCGVATRNKPRYIRLGMRFRIEDSYNQLELV
- the LOC125870748 gene encoding probable serine/threonine-protein kinase PBL11, which produces MGCFTVLKSKKKKSEQSIHIKRVNPQEHSPTALPEPQVQTRSLQSAPPSFRTRVKPVQSSNRVTSNRARALSAPSSLDAAEQDALASNECEEHDEFKSRIGSIKEYQSPSPQPLPLPSPQSAAATLKTMGSFKVGNASSPLNASGPLPLPPTLPSTLPSTGALRNFSFEELAAACHRFSPERCMSEGLSSVIYRASFGDDATGTKKLEATVTRLHPSSQGLKEFVTEVNTLASLQHPSLCKLIGFHAREGSEHRMLVYERLFHGSLDRLLFGRSDGPPIDWNARTKIALCAAQGLTFLHEEGPFQAMFHEFSTANIQIDKDCSAKLSGYGCITHIQETDISCSSAALANLSEETLERGLVTPKSNVWSFGIVLLELLTGRKNFDSRHPKEERNLVKWSRPFLADDGRLSLIMDPQLKGRFPAKAARTVADIAQRCLQKDPSERPTMRTVVEQLKVVQVMKYPSRFPLQEPRAVGVKHMSKSPSLNGIITPTSRLSFSPSPPTHPLSISPTRTAAPLLSLPSCSSILSMEDFDRLENRRPSSSSVRRSSVEGF